Below is a genomic region from Plectropomus leopardus isolate mb unplaced genomic scaffold, YSFRI_Pleo_2.0 unplaced_scaffold13837, whole genome shotgun sequence.
GTCAAATTAATTAACACCTTTATTTCTCTTTGATTTTCTTCCCATCTCTGCTGCACAGCTCGGTGCAAACAGCGGCCTTCACATCATCATATTTGATGAGATTGACGCGATCTGTAAACAGCGTGGCAGCATGGCCGGCAGCACGGGAGTCCACGACACCGTCGTCAACCAACTGCTGTCCAAGATCGACGGAGTGGAGCAGCTCAACAACATCCTGGTCATAGGTGctcagacacaaaaccacacactttctctctccttttccatCAAGTAGTACAAACTCACAAACTCTCCAATGTCATCCTTGAACACCTGCGCTCCAGCTCATCTCCGTCATTAATCCTGTCCactatctgtccatctgtcccgGCCTCAGGTATGACCAACAGGCCTGACCTGATCGATGAGGCCTTGTTGAGACCTGGAAGACTGGAGGTGAAGATGGAGATTGGTAAGAAGAGAGGAACACACTAATTAGTTTTCACACTCTTGTTAAAgggacagaaaataataaaaaaatacatatttttccaccTACCTGTGGTGCTTTTGATCAGTCTAGATTATTATgttgtgagttgctgagtgtctccctctctgcttccAGGGTTACCGGATGAAAAGGGCCGCAT
It encodes:
- the LOC121964055 gene encoding vesicle-fusing ATPase-like encodes the protein LGANSGLHIIIFDEIDAICKQRGSMAGSTGVHDTVVNQLLSKIDGVEQLNNILVIGMTNRPDLIDEALLRPGRLEVKMEIGLPDEKGRIQILNIHTAKMRQYELLGTDVDIKELAVETKNYSGAELEGLVRAAQSTAMNRHIK